One genomic region from Jilunia laotingensis encodes:
- a CDS encoding thiopeptide-type bacteriocin biosynthesis protein, with product MVKRLFIPGSQWIYFKIYTGEQTADNILIENVMPFIHTLYNEGVIMGSFFVRYSDPLFHLRLRLYVDKLESYATIFSNLLVFLEPCLNNGSIFRIMCDTYNRELERYGNELIKYVEEIFCIDSWSILSLLSILQKYDEDLREYERWNLSLLLIDDLLNVFDFDGKSKKQYLCMLSEQLKLEHGFINHKFTKQLNDKYRTNKSNVWRTMDRENSVVYIKYSDILNRRKNDLEEITKKLNKEELQWISDYSLSSLIHMTMNRFFKSKNRLHEMVIYFFLYKYYDSYLARFEI from the coding sequence ATGGTTAAAAGATTATTTATTCCAGGTAGCCAATGGATTTATTTTAAAATATATACAGGTGAACAAACTGCGGATAATATTTTGATTGAAAACGTAATGCCTTTCATTCATACACTTTATAATGAGGGTGTGATTATGGGCTCTTTCTTTGTTAGATATTCAGATCCTTTGTTTCATTTAAGATTAAGATTGTATGTTGATAAATTAGAGTCTTATGCAACTATTTTCAGTAACCTACTAGTCTTTTTAGAACCCTGTTTGAATAATGGTTCTATTTTTAGAATAATGTGTGATACTTATAATCGTGAGCTTGAGCGTTATGGCAATGAATTAATAAAGTATGTAGAGGAAATATTTTGTATTGACAGCTGGTCTATATTGTCTCTGTTGTCAATATTGCAGAAATATGATGAAGATTTAAGAGAGTATGAACGTTGGAATTTATCTTTGTTACTTATTGATGATCTTTTAAATGTTTTTGATTTTGATGGCAAATCAAAAAAACAATATTTATGTATGCTGTCGGAACAGTTGAAACTTGAACATGGATTTATTAATCATAAATTTACCAAGCAATTAAATGATAAATATAGGACTAATAAGTCAAATGTCTGGAGAACTATGGATAGGGAAAATAGTGTTGTATATATTAAGTATTCGGACATTCTGAACAGAAGGAAAAATGATTTGGAAGAAATAACAAAGAAATTAAATAAGGAAGAATTACAATGGATTTCTGATTATTCACTATCTAGTTTAATCCATATGACAATGAATCGCTTCTTTAAATCGAAGAATCGACTTCATGAAATGGTAATTTATTTCTTTCTATACAAGTATTACGATTCTTATTTGGCTAGATTTGAGATATAG